The following are from one region of the Salvia splendens isolate huo1 chromosome 2, SspV2, whole genome shotgun sequence genome:
- the LOC121783255 gene encoding probable serine/threonine-protein kinase At1g54610: MGCAFGKDISDSGSPGGNGVVDRRREKGRERELSVTAESGERRVESSVSKANGGDVQTDGVKKEDLKDGIARQSRNEKRRVKPNPRLSNPRNNVHGEQVAAGWPSWLVAVAGEALSGWIPRRADTFEKLDKIGQGTYSNVYKARDALTGNIVALKKVRFDNLEPESIRFMAREILILRRLDHPNVIKLQGLVTSRMSCSLYLVFDYMPHDLAGLSSSPSIKFTEPQVKCFVHQLLSGLEHCHSRYVLHRDIKGSNLLIDDEGVLKIADFGLASSFDPTNKQPMTSRVVTLWYRAPELLLGATDYGVGIDLWSAGCILAELFAGKPIMTGRTEVEQLHRIFKLCGSPSDEYWKKSKLPHATIFKPQQAYKRRIAEAFKDFPQSSLPLIETLLAIDPAERQTATASLSSDFFTTKPYACDPSSLPKYPPSKEMDAKRRDEEARRLRAGGKTNADGVKKPRTRERAMRKMHAPEANAELQANLDRRRLINHANAKSKSEKFPPPHQDGGLGYTLGSSHLIDPAFDPPDVPFSSMNFSYAKEPIQTWSGPLADPAGVRASRRKSKQSKKSSVLN; this comes from the exons ATGGGGTGTGCTTTCGGGAAAGATATTTCTGATTCTGGCTCTCCCGGTGGGAATGGTGTTGTGGATAGGAGGAGAGAGAAGGGAAGGGAGAGAGAGTTGTCAGTGACAGCTGAGAGTGGGGAGAGAAGAGTGGAGAGTTCAGTAAGTAAAGCAAATGGTGGTGATGTTCAGACTGATGGGGTTAAGAAGGAGGATTTGAAGGATGGGATAGCGAGGCAATCGAGAAACGAAAAGAGGAGGGTGAAGCCGAATCCTAGGTTAAGTAACCCGCGTAATAATGTTCATGGTGAGCAAGTGGCTGCTGGATGGCCTTCTTGGCTCGTGGCAGTTGCCGGTGAGGCTCTCAGCGGTTGGATCCCCCGCCGGGCTGATACATTCGAGAAGCTCGATAAG ATTGGACAAGGTACATATAGTAATGTGTATAAAGCTAGGGATGCTCTAACCGGAAACATTGTTGCGCTGAAGAAGGTTAGATTCGATAATTTAGAGCCAGAGAGCATAAGGTTTATGGCTAGGGAGATTTTAATTCTGCGCCGTTTGGATCATCCAAACGTCATCAAATTGCAAGGTTTGGTAACCTCAAGGATGTCATGTAGTTTATACCTAGTTTTTGATTATATGCCACATGATTTGGCTGGCCTTTCATCGAGTCCCAGCATCAAGTTTACAGAGCCTCAG GTGAAATGCTTTGTGCACCAGCTGTTGTCTGGCCTAGAACACTGCCACAGCCGCTATGTTTTGCACCGTGATATTAAAGGTTCCAACCTTTTAATTGACGACGAAGGAGTTTTGAAGATTGCTGATTTTGGGTTGGCTTCCTCCTTCGACCCCACCAACAAACAGCCTATGACAAGCCGTGTGGTTACTCTGTGGTATAGAGCACCCGAGCTGCTTCTTGGCGCCACTGACTATGGTGTGGGAATTGACTTGTGGAGCGCTGGGTGCATCTTAGCCGAGCTATTTGCTGGGAAGCCCATTATGACGGGGAGGACAGAG GTGGAACAACTACACAGGATTTTTAAGTTATGTGGTTCTCCGTCTGATGAGTATTGGAAAAAGTCAAAGCTACCGCATGCAACCATATTCAAGCCACAACAAGCATACAAAAGGCGTATAGCAGAGGCATTTAAGGATTTCCCACAGTCGTCACTGCCGTTGATTGAGACACTACTTGCTATTGATCCAGCTGAGCGTCAAACTGCCACAGCTTCTTTAAGTAGCGAC TTCTTCACTACAAAACCTTATGCATGTGATCCTTCAAGCCTTCCAAAGTACCCCCCAAGTAAAGAGATGGATGCTAAGCGTCGGGATGAAGAAGCTAGAAG GTTGAGAGCTGGCGGTAAGACAAATGCAGATGGTGTGAAGAAACCACGAACACGTGAACGAGCAATGAGGAAAATGCATGCCCCTGAAGCCAATGCAGAGCTTCAAGCCAACCTTGAT AGGCGGCGTCTGATCAACCACGCAAACGCAAAGAGCAAAAGCGAGAAATTTCCCCCTCCGCATCAAGATGGAGGACTCGGCTACACCTTGGGCTCGTCACATCTAATTGACCCAGCCTTTGATCCTCCTGACGTCCCGTTCAGTTCCATGAACTTCTCGTATGCCAAAGAACCCATCCAAACATGGTCAGGCCCGTTGGCTGACCCTGCTGGTGTCAGGGCTTCAAGAAGGAAGTCAAAGCAGTCCAAGAAGAGTTCTGTACTGAATTAA
- the LOC121783262 gene encoding uncharacterized protein LOC121783262, with protein MSSLTNCTDSITNVHRPNNLNSATLSTSLPFPVSFNPNSFGRTPLTTSLSMDAALSSRVKASSTIGAPNNKLEASSTGAVGANDLLIVGPGVLGRIIAEKWREEHPSSQIYGQTLTSNHHEELLKMGITPSLKETKVTHKFPYVIFCAPPSRNVDYPGEVREATLNWNGEGCFLFTSSSAPYDCNDNGYCDEDTPSVPIGRSPRTDNLLKSEKVVLEAGGCVVRLAGLYKVDRGAHTYWLEKGTLEVRPDHILNLIHYEDAASLSIAILKKNLRGRIFLGCDNHPLSRQEVMELVNRSGKYGKKFDAFTGTSDPLGKKLNNSKTRAELGWEPKYPSFAQFLETL; from the exons ATGAGCAGCTTAACCAACTGCACTGACTCCATCACGAATGTTCATAGGCCTAACAACCTCAATTCCGCTACTCTCTCTACTTCCCTTCCGTTTCCTGTGAGCTTCAACCCCAATTCCTTCGGCCGGACTCCTCTGACGACGTCGTTATCCATGGACGCAGCCCTTTCTTCCAGAGTTAAAGCTTCATCCACCATCG GTGCGCCTAACAACAAATTGGAAGCTTCATCTACTGGAGCAGTTGGAGCTAATGACCTGTTGATAGTTGGACCAGGAGTTTTGGGGCGTATAATAGCTGAAAAGTGGCGAGAG GAACATCCAAGTTCTCAAATTTATGGGCAGACTCTTACGAGCAATCATCATGAAGAGTTATTGAAGATGGGGATTACTCCATCTCTGAAGGAAACCAAAGTAACTCATAAGTTTCCCTATGTCATCTTCTGTGCTCCTCCATCTAGAAATGTAGATTACCCTGGTGAAGTCAG AGAAGCAACCTTAAATTGGAATGGTGAAGGGTGCTTCCTTTTTACTTCAAGCTCAGCTCCATATGACTGCAATGATAATGGGTACTGTGATGAG GACACTCCATCTGTACCCATTGGGAGAAGCCCCAGAACAGATAATCTACTAAAATCGGAGAAAGTTGTGCTGGAAGCTGGTGGTTGTGTCGTTAGACTAGCTGGACTTTAT AAGGTAGATAGAGGTGCCCATACGTACTGGTTGGAGAAAGGGACTCTTGAAGTTCGGCCAGATCACATCCTTAATCTCATACATTATGAG GATGCTGCTTCACTGTCAATTGCTATATTAAAGAAGAATCTTCGTGGTAGGATTTTTCTTGGCTGTGACAATCACCCTCTGTCCAG GCAAGAAGTAATGGAATTGGTTAACAGGAGTGGAAAATATGGTAAGAAGTTTGACGCATTTACAG GAACATCAGATCCTCTAGGTAAGAAATTGAACAACTCTAAAACTCGTGCAGAACTTGGATGGGAGCCAAAATATCCAAGCTTCGCGCAATTTCTTGAGACTCTGTGA
- the LOC121783271 gene encoding probable serine/threonine-protein kinase At1g54610 produces MGCVFGKEISSSERGSGDVAGKGRGKGEERDSGRREKVVVGSVDKEEGEAASVGVGGGSQAPNGRDKEERKEGNARQPRGERRRSRPNPRLSNPPKNIHGEQVAAGWPSWLSAVAGEAINGWTPRRADSFVKIDKIGQGTYSNVYKARDAITGKVVALKKVRFDNLEPESVRFMAREILILRRLDHPNVLKLQGLATSRMSCSLYLVFDYMEHDLAGLVSNPRIKFTEPQVKCYMNQLLSGLEHCHNRHVLHRDIKGSNLLISDGGVLKIADFGLASTFDPNHKQPMTSRVVTLWYRPPELLLGATHYGVGIDLWSAGCILAELFAGKPIMTGRTEVEQLHRIFKLCGSPPEEYWKKSKLPHATIFKPQHSYKRCIKETFKDFPQSALSLIDTLLAIDPSERQTATAALKSEFFTTKPFACEPSSLPKYPPSKEMDAKRRDEEARRLRAAGKTHADGAKKPRTRERAIRGVPAPEANAELQANIDRRRLISHANAKSKSEKFPPPHQDGGLGYPLGASQHLDPNYDPPDIPFSSTNFSYSKDPMQTWSGPLADPAGVGAPRRRSKPSKKDNRKDKNSSRNKESEDL; encoded by the exons ATGGGGTGTGTATTTGGGAAAGAGATTTCGTCGTCTGAGCGAGGTAGCGGCGATGTAGCTGGAAAGGGGAGAGGGAAAGGGGAAGAGAGAGATTCTGGGAGGAGGGAGAAGGTAGTTGTTGGATCAGTAGATAAGGAAGAAGGAGAGGCTGCTAGTGTTGGTGTTGGTGGTGGAAGCCAAGCTCCGAATGGCCGGGATAAGGAGGAGAGGAAGGAAGGGAATGCTCGGCAGCCTAGAGGCGAGAGGAGACGGTCTAGGCCGAATCCGAGGCTGAGCAATCCTCCTAAGAATATCCATGGTGAGCAAGTGGCTGCTGGATGGCCTTCTTGGCTCTCTGCTGTGGCAGGCGAGGCGATCAATGGGTGGACGCCTCGTCGTGCTGATTCGTTTGTAAAGATTGATAAG ATTGGGCAAGGTACTTATAGTAATGTGTATAAAGCTAGAGATGCTATAACGGGGAAAGTTGTAGCCCTAAAAAAGGTTAGATTCGATAATTTGGAGCCCGAGAGTGTGAGGTTCATGGCTAGGGAGATTTTGATCCTGCGTCGTCTGGATCATCCCAATGTGCTGAAACTGCAAGGATTAGCGACATCAAGGATGTCTTGTAGTTTGTACCTTGTTTTCGATTACATGGAGCATGATCTGGCTGGTCTTGTTTCAAATCCCAGGATCAAGTTTACCGAACCTCAG GTCAAGTGCTACATGAATCAGCTGTTGTCTGGCCTTGAACACTGTCACAACCGCCACGTCTTGCATAGAGACATTAAGGGCTCGAATCTCCTCATCAGTGATGGAGGAGTTCTTAAGATAGCCGATTTTGGATTGGCTTCCACGTTTGATCCCAATCACAAGCAGCCAATGACTAGCCGTGTGGTCACTCTGTGGTATAGGCCGCCCGAGCTGCTTCTTGGGGCCACTCACTATGGTGTGGGTATTGATTTGTGGAGCGCCGGCTGCATTTTAGCGGAGCTATTTGCTGGGAAGCCAATCATGACGGGCCGGACAGAG GTGGAACAACTTCACAGGATCTTCAAGCTATGTGGTTCTCCACCTGAAGAATATTGGAAGAAGTCGAAGCTTCCTCATGCGACCATATTCAAACCTCAGCATTCGTATAAACGATGCATAAAGGAGACGTTTAAAGATTTCCCTCAGTCAGCATTGTCTTTGATTGATACTCTACTGGCAATTGATCCAAGCGAACGTCAAACTGCTACGGCTGCGCTAAAGAGTGAA TTTTTCACAACCAAGCCGTTTGCGTGTGAACCTTCCAGCCTTCCGAAATATCCACCTAGTAAGGAGATGGATGCTAAGCGTCGTGATGAAGAAGCCCGAAG GCTAAGAGCTGCTGGTAAAACTCATGCTGACGGTGCAAAGAAACCTCGGACACGTGAAAGGGCAATTCGGGGAGTTCCTGCTCCCGAAGCCAATGCTGAGCTTCAGGCTAATATTGAT AGACGGCGTCTGATTTCCCACGCCAACGCAAAGAGCAAGAGCGAGAAGTTCCCTCCTCCGCACCAAGACGGAGGGCTTGGCTACCCTCTGGGGGCATCTCAGCACCTCGATCCGAACTATGATCCTCCCGACATACCCTTCAGCTCGACTAATTTCTCGTACTCTAAAGACCCGATGCAGACTTGGTCTGGCCCGTTGGCGGATCCTGCTGGTGTCGGAGCCCCAAGAAGGAGGTCGAAACCATCGAAGAAGGATAATCGGAAGGACAAGAACTCGAGCCGGAATAAGGAGAGCGAAGACTTGTAA